The following proteins are co-located in the Solanum pennellii chromosome 8, SPENNV200 genome:
- the LOC107026803 gene encoding BTB/POZ and TAZ domain-containing protein 3, with translation MASPDLRTPWLSAAVESFGGSFNIRMEEGAADSVEFFEDPTSPVCNLPTNIPKPPPVTGKIQSRATVPRQLAISDCVPKDTWDRLFKEGFGADVHVITENGLVIPAHYALLTVASPVLGNLLQQSKVRNGIRCIKIAGVPHDAVYVFIRFLYSACYDEGDVKKLVLHLLVLSHFYSVPSLKRVCINYLEQGWLNSDNVIDVLQLARDCDAPQLTLFCIRMVVGNFKSISSTEGWKVMRRANPTLEQELLEFVVEADTRKQDRLKKIEEKKVYLQLHEAMEALVHICRDGCRTIGPRDKVLKASQEACCFPACKGLESLVRHFSNCKIKVPGGCIQCKRMWQIFELHSRICEEPDSCKVPLCSHFKVKMLQQTKRDEVKWKVLVSKVRAAKNAVSLFSSRRSSF, from the exons ATGGCATCACCAGACTTGCGTACCCCTTGGCTATCAGCAGCTGTTGAATCTTTTGGTGGATCCTTTAACATACGCATGGAAGAAGGCGCAGCTGACAGTGTCGAATTTTTTGAAGATCCAACATCTCCTGTTTGTAATCTACCTACTAATATTCCGAAACCTCCTCCAGTTACTGGTAAAATTCAGTCAAGAGCCACTGTTCCTCGACAACTTGCTATTTCTGATTGTGTCCCAAAAGATACCTGGGACAGGCTCTTCAAAGAAGGATTTGGTGCAGATGTACATGTAATTACAGAAAATGGATTAGTTATTCCAGCTCATTATGCCCTTTTG ACTGTTGCATCTCCAGTTCTGGGGAATCTTCTGCAGCAATCCAAAGTAAGGAATGGTATTAGATGCATAAAGATCGCTGGGGTACCTCATGACGCGGTCTATGTATTCATCCGTTTCCTCTACTCAGCCTG TTACGACGAAGGAGATGTAAAGAAGCTTGTTCTGCATCTGTTGGTGTTATCACATTTCTATTCAGTACCATCACTTAAAAGAGTGTGCATAAACTATTTGGAGCAGGGTTGGTTGAACTCGGATAACGTAATAGATGTGCTTCAGTTGGCGAGGGACTGTGATGCACCACAGCTTACTCTCTTTTGCATTCGTATGGTTGTGGGGAACTTCAAGAGCATATCATCTACTGAGGGTTGGAAAGTAATGAGACGTGCTAATCCCACACTTGAACAGGAACTTTTAGAATTTGTTGTTGAAGCTGATACG AGAAAACAAGATAGGCTGaagaaaattgaagagaaaAAGGTGTATTTACAACTGCATGAAGCTATGGAAGCTCTGGTTCACATTTGCAGGGATGGGTGTCGAACTATTGGACCTCGTGACAAGGTGCTTAAAGCAAGCCAAGAGGCCTGTTGTTTTCCTGCATGCAAGGGGCTGGAGTCTCTGGTCCGTCATTTCTCTAATTGCAAAATTAAAGTTCCTGGTGGATGTATACAATGTAAGCGAATGTGGCAGATTTTTGAGCTACATTCACGCATTTGTGAAGAACCCGACTCTTGCAAAGTTCCTCTTTGTAG TCATTTCAAGGTGAAAATGCTGCAACAGACCAAGAGGGACGAGGTGAAGTGGAAGGTGTTAGTAAGCAAAGTGAGAGCAGCAAAGAATGCTGTGAGTTTATTCTCATCTCGACGGTCATCTTTTTAA